From Proteus vulgaris:
AAGCCAGCAATCCATTGATGACTACAAATCGAAGCAATCGAGCGAAAGTGTGGGTGGTAGTGTCAATGTGATGGGCACACCGGGAGGTTCAGCCAATATCTCGTTTAGTCGCGATAAAATGGACAGTAAATACCGTTCAGTGGAAGAACAAACCGGCTTATTTGCAGGCAATCAAGGATTTGATCTTACCGTGGGTAAACATACCCAACTTGATGGTGCGGTGATCAGCAGTAAAGCCGATGCAAAAAATAATCAGTTAGATACAGGTACATTAGGCTTTAGTGATATCCATAATTACGCAGAATATAAAGTTGAGCATCAATCTGGTGGTGTAAGTACTTCAGGTGGCGTTGAAGGGAATATGCTGGCGAATGTGGGCCATGCGTTAGCTATGGCAGGCAACCATAGTGACAGCGCTGAAAACACCACTCAATCTGCGGTATCACAAGGGACATGGATTGTGCGTGATAGCGATAATCAACAGCAAGATATCGCACAATTAAGCCAAGATACCGATAATGCTCACACCACGTTAAATAAAATTTTCGACAAAGAGAAAGAGCAAAACCGTCAACAAAAACAACAGTTGGTGGGCGAAATTGGGGCGCAGGTTATCGACTTAGCAACCACGGTGGACACTATTCGTGGCACGAACCAAGCGAAAGCTGATTCAAAACTCGATAATCTTTCTGATACTGCTTACGACAATCTCTATCAAGCCCTTTCAGAAACCAACGATAACGTTACTGAGCGTGATATTCAGAATCACCTCTTCCAGCAAGCCTTACAGGATTATACTAACCAATCCGACTTTGGTACGGGCGGTAAATATACCCGTGCAATCCAAGCCATCACCGCATTTACGCAAGGTGTAATGGGCAACAATATTGTTACCGCGATTGCTAATGGTTCCGCGCCTTATCTTGCTAACGAAGTGAAAAACCAAATTCAAGGTAACAGTGTTGAAAGTGATATTCAGCGCACGATAGCGCACGGCTTACTGAATGCAGGCCTTGCGTTGGCAAAAGGTGAGAATGCAGTAGTGCAAGCTTCTGGCGCAATGACAGGGGAAACAGTGGGTATTTTATCGCACTCACTTTATGGCAAAACCCCCGAAGAACTCACCGAGACTGAAAAGCAGAATATAAGTGCATGGGCAACGTTAACTTCCGGGATTGTCGGCGGTTTAATCAGCGATAATAGCACCGGAGTTGCCAATGCCGCCCAAGCTGGGAAAGTGGTGGTTGAGAATAACTTACTGGGTGGAAATGAGCTAATGCATACTCAACTGGCACAGGAATATGGTAAGGATAGAATGTCATGTGTGGAAAATTCTAATTCTGAATCATGTCAGAGAGGCAAAGCGCTACAACAAGCTTATATTTATGCTTTAGCAACAGGTAGTACGGGAAGTGTTTCTTTGCTTTCAACAAGTGCGCGAGTTATGTGGTTTATCGGTGCTGGTGCCAATTCAGGAGTACAATATATCGATTCAAAAAAAGTTAACCCAGTGAATGCAATAATTGCAGGTTGGGTAAATGTAATGACAATAGGAGAAGGATGGAAAAGTACAGTTTTCTTTAATGCAGCAGGAGGAGCCCTGACGAATACGATAAATGATGAAAGTGCAGCGATGGGGGCAATCACGACAGGAAGTGGAGCATTAATGGGATATGGATTAGGTAATTTTATAGTAAAACCTGTAACTAATTGGGTTGGTAAAATAATAACAAAAGGCAATAATCCCAGATTTAATGAAGTGTTGAGAAAATATTCAGAGTCAGAGGTTAAGGGAAGGTCTTATATTATGCAGGAAGTATCCGAAAGTAAAATTCCTTCTGGAGCGGGTAACTTAAGTAGTAGTGCTATATCTGAATTAGGTGTTTTTTATATACAAAAAAAATATGAAGAGGAAAAAAAAGAGTGAAAATAATTTTTCTTATTATAGTGTTAATGATTATGTTTATATTTGTTTCATTTGTAAGTGTAATGATTTTTTATTTTTTAGTGGAGGTGTTTTTTTATTTTTATTCAGATATTTCAATTTCATTTAAAGTTAATGAAATAAAAAAAGCATTAAAAGTAAGTATTGGTGGAGGTGCAATTATGGGGTTAGGTATTGGAATGTTATATATAAAAGAAAATAAACTAAAATAATTTTTTCAGAATGAAATTTTAAACTTTGAACTATTTTAGATATTTATATCTATGCTTTAGCAACAGGTAGTACGGGAAGTGTTTCTTTGCTTTCAACAAGTGCGCGAGTTATGTGGTTTATCGGTACAGGTGCAAATTCAGAAGTACAATATATCGATTCAAAAAAAGTTAACCCAGTGAATGCAATAATTGCAGGTTAGGTAAATGTAATGACAATAGGAGAGGGATGGAAAAGTACAGTTTTCTTTAATGCAGCAGAAGGAGCATTGACGAATACGATAAATGATGAAAGTGCAACAATTGGGGCAATCACGACAGGAGGTGGTGCTTTGGATTAGGTAATTTTATAGTAAAACCTGTAACTAATTGGGTTGGTAAAATAATAACAAAAGGCAATAATCCCAGATTTAATGAAGTGTTGAGAAAATATTCAGAGTCAGAGGTTAAGGGAAAGTCTTATATTATGCAGGAAGTATCCGAAATTAGAATTTCTTCTTGAGTAGGTAATATTGGTGATAGCGGGGCTGCGGAAGTTAGTGCAAGTTATATGCAAGACATAATTATTGAAACTGGAGAATAACAATGAAAAGAATATTTCATATTATTGTACTTATTATAGTATTAATGATTTTATTTACTTTATCATTATTGATTGTTGCAATAGTTACTTATATTAGCATAGATTTGTTCTTTTATTTTTATGCAGAAAGACCTATTTTACTTAGTTTAATTGAATTTAAACAAGCGTTAAGAATAAGCATAGGCGGAGGTATACCCGCAGGGATTGGCTTTGGAATTCTCTATATAAAGGAAAATAAAATATAATGATTTTACACTATTTGGTAAAAGTTTTATTTTTAATATATCATCTTGAGTTTAGCTTTAGACGAAATTAATAATACTATGAATATAAAATTAATCGAATATTTACACTCAGTTTATCCAGAATTACCTATTGATGTTAGCTATATGCGAGGTTATTCTGATGATGAAATAAAAAAAATCGAACGTTTATATGATATCGAAGTGAAAGATCAGTTATATGATTTTTTAACGAGTATAGGGCGTTGTAGTGGTGGTCTTTTTGGCGATGATCCTCTTCTTTTTTATAGAAATCAAAAAACAATAAGAGGAAGTATATTGATGCAATCAGGAATGAGAGAGGAACTCTCTGCTATTCAACAATATGATTTATTAGATAAAAAACCATTTTTTATTGCAGTGGAAAGTTATACTCAATACTTTTTTGTTTTAACAGCATCAGTTACACCTAATATCATTTATCAATATGATGAGAATGAAGAAATTATAGAAGCTACTGAATGGGATCTAAATAGTTATTTAAGGCATATAGTTAATGCTTATACTCGTCACTATGATCTGAATGTGCCTTTTGATCGACATGGTGAGCTTATCATTATTTAATTGCTAAAGATCCCAACTTACAATGGGATCTTCGTTAATATTATCATTTCCTTTTAGCCGTTCGGATAATCACCCGTCCGGTTTGACGGGTGAGAGTGATGTTACTACCCATCGTAAACCCTAACTCACTCAGCCAATTACCTCTGATAGTCAGTTTTTTACTCGCAATTATGGACTAATTTTCTGGTGCTAGTTTTTCTAATCTAAATTACGATCAATCTCTACCAAGCCCTTTCAGAAACTAACGATAACGTTACTGAACGTGATATTCAAAATCACCTCTTCCAGCAAGCGCGACAAGATTTTCAGGACCAGGTGAAAAAATAAACATGGTGCCAATGAATTCTAATTTAAATCGTAGTGAATGGAAAAAAATGGAGAATATATGGGCAAGATCGTTAAAAGATAATAAAGAGATAAGCGTTAAGATAGAGCCTGTATATATAAGGAATAGTGATAGGCCAAGTAGTATTAACGTTACATACAAAATAGGAAATGAGCCCCCTATAGAAAGGACGTTTATTAATGACTCTAAAGGTGAAAAATGAAAACAGATCAGGAAATATATAATAATATAGGTACGTTATTGTATAACATAGCCCCTAATGAGGCTAAAAAGATAAATATGAGGGCTAATTTATCAGTTGAAGGTAATACATGTGAATATGAATATGATTATCTTGACAATGAAAATTCATTGAAATGGCTTACAGCTGGTGGTGTTGCAAATACACATATGCTCCACAATTTGGTTGAACTGAGAAATTATTATATAGAACATAATTTAACTAATGATCTACCTATTTGGAAAGGCTGTGAAGTAACTTTAGATTTAGAAACAATGAAAATTAATATAGATTTTAAGTACGAAAATTAAATTACAATCTCGAACGCTATTGTGGATCCCAAAGGGATCCACCTTGTGACTTTACTCTCCTTCAGCTTCTTACCAATAATAGTCAGTTGGGAGTGGACAGTTGAAAGTGATATTCAGCGCACGATAGCTCACGGTTTACTGAATACCGGCCTTGCGTTGGCAAAAGGTGAGAATGCAGTAGTGCAAGCTTCTGGCGCAATGACAGGGGAAACAGTGGGGATTTTATCGCACTCACTTTATGGCAAAACCCCCGAAGAACTCACCGAAACTGAAAAGCAGAATATAAGTGCATGGGCAACGTTAACTTCAGGGATTGTTGGCGGTTTAATCAGCGATAATAGCACCAGCGTTGCCAATGCTGCCCAAGCTGGGAAAGTGGTGGTTGAGAATAATGCGATAGGTGCTGCTAAGCCAATCATTAAAGGCCTAGAAAAGGGTTACGAATGGTGCATGAAAAATGCGACCTGTCGAAATGGTCTTATGCAATTAGGGGTAAATTTTGGTTTAACATCAGCGCAAATTCAAGAAGCCATGGATGCTGGAGCTGCTGCCAGAAATGGTGATATAAAAGCGATGAGGAACCTTTCACCGGAACAGGTTGCTTATATTGATGAACAAATAATTCATAACAAAGGGATCGCAAGGTTAATATTTGGCTCTGAACCTTGGGGTGGCAGGCTTGGTATACCATTACATACTGGTGGTAATCAAATGCCAGATCAAGATAGGATTGATACGGGTGGCAATCAGATACCAGATCAAGGGCAGACTGATACTGGAGGAGATCAAATATCAGTCCAAATTTGGACAGATACTGGTGGTCACCAGATACCCTAACCAAGAGATAACTTGACAGAAACACCACTACCTGAAAAACCAACGTTAGATGATGTTGTTTATCTGGCAGATAAAGGAAAAGATGTCTCAGAAGTAGGTAGTATAGATTATCCTGATGGTATAAATTTTGATATAGAAAAATTGCCCGGTCATGTGTCTAAAGTAGATGGTTTTAGTCAAAGAAGAGGAATTTCTGGAGGTCATAATTCTGACTCATTTTATAAAGCTGTATCTGATAATAGCGTAAAGATTTTGTCTGAAACACTTACTGATGTAAAAGGAATTACTCATATTACTTATCAAATACCAACCAAAGATAGAACGGGAAAACTAGATGGGGCTATAAAAATGAAATCTTTGAAAAACAGTTTATGATCCTAAATTTTTTTCAGATCAAAAAATATTAGACTTAGGTCAGAAAGCTTCAGCAAAAGGATACAAAGAAGCAACGAACAGCAGAGACGGACAAGCTACAGCAACAGTTGATGGCGTCAGTTTTAGGATATACGTTGATAAAACAACTGGTAAAGTTCGTAACTTTCATCCTAATTGAGGTGCTATATGAAAAAAGAATTATTTGAGCAGTCTGATATTAATGCAGGTTTAAATCCAATCGTTATATCATATTTTGACAGAATGTATAAAGATGGGAAGTTTATGGAACTAATAGAGCTCTTATCAAAAAAATGGACACTAAATACAGACGGAGCTTATTGTCACTTTCCTGATATGGATAGTTTTGATGTCGAAGATCATTTTAAAGGCGTTGAAATTGCAATAGGTTATCCCCCAATGGAGGAAGATATTGTTATAGTTGATGAAAATACTTTCTATCATTATGTCCGTTTGGCTGGTGAAAGATATTTAAAGTTGCATCCAGAAAACAAAGAGATTATAGATAGCTTATTGTTAAAAATGCCAGTCTAGTGTAATGATTTTTGACCCAATCCCACACTGGGTTTCTCCTTAGCTGTATCATTCCTGCTCAGCCAGCCACTTACCGCTTAAGGTGAGTTGTGGCATAACTCACTGTATATTAGCTTATTTTTCCTCGTTTTCTTTAGTCGTTGGTATTTTTTATACAACAATAGGGTTTAGCCATAGGAACTGCCTTTGGCGACAAGATTACAATCTGAATCGAGTCCATGAAAGTTTACATAATCTCCTAACGGAGATATACCGTAAACAGTTAGAAAACTCTAATTTGAAGTGCCTCAATTAATGGGGAATGGACACAGGTACATTAGGTTTTAGTGATATCCATAATTACGCAGAATATAAAGTTGAGCATCAATCCGGTGGTGTAAGTACTTCGGGAGGGGGGGAAGGGAATATGCTGGCGAATATGGGCCGCAGGTTATCGACTTAGCAACCACGATTGATACTATTCGTGGTACGAACCAAGCGAAAGCTGATTCAAAACTCGATAATCTTTCTGATACTGCTTACGACAATCTCTATCAAGCCCTTTCAGAAACCAACGATAACGTCACCGAGCGTGATATTCAAAATCACCTCTTCCAGCAAGCCTTACAGGATTATACCAACCGATCTGATTTTGGCTCGGGGGAAATATACCTGAGCTATTCAAGCCATCACCGCATTTACGCAAGGTGTAATGGGCAACAATATTGTTACCGCGATTGCTAATGGTTCCGCCCCTTATCTTGCCAATGAAGTGAAAAACCAAATCCAAGGTAACAGTGTTGAAAGTGATATTCAGCGCACCATTACCCACGGCTTACTGAATGCCAGCCTTGCGTTGGCAAAAGGTGAGAATGCAGTAGTGCAAGCCTCTGGCGCAATGACAGGGGAAACGGTGGGTATTTTATCGCACTCATTTTATGGCAAAACCCCCGAAGAACTCACCGAAACTGAAAAGCAGAATATAAGTGCATGGGCAACGTTAACTTCCGGTATTGTCGGCGGTTTAATCAGCGATAATAGCACAGGCGTTGCCAATGCCGCCCAAGCAGGGAAAGTGGTGGTTGAGAATAATTATTTAAATAACTCAGACCATCGCCAAAAAACATTGTTGGAGCTTAAAGAGCGTCAAGGAAATATAACTGAAGTTGAACAACTGAAACTGGCTGAGTTACGGATTAAAGATATAAATACAACACAAGCTGTGCTTGATGCTTGTGCAGGCGGTACCTCACCAGAATGTACCGCAGCCAGAAAAGATGCATTTAAGGCGATAGACACCTATGTAAACCTAACGTATCAAAACCTAAAAACAGCGCAAGCAGGTTATCAAGAAATCGAGCGTTTGTTGAACTCGACATCATCGGAAGCACAGCAAGCGTTTAATCTGTTAGAGTCTTATACGGAAGCGTTTAAAAACTTTGGTTATCCCGATAACGAAGCGCGTGTTCGAGCCGGGATGTATGTTGGTTCTATTTATGCCTTTGGTGGAGTATCAGCGGTTGTAAATTCAGGTATATTGGTTAAGCAATTTGGGAAAGATATTGCAAAACCTAGAGTTAAGTTAGAGCTGATACCACCAAAAGGCTCAAATAATAGTGCTGAATTAGGCGCTGGTAGTAAATGGGCTGTAGATAAAAACGGGGTATATAGTCCCAAAGAAATTGAAAGTATTACAAAGGTAGAGAAAGGTGAGACTAAATATAATGCGGATTTGTTACCTTATAAAGATATTGTTGGAAAAGTTGATCCTAATACAAATTATATTGATATTCTCTCTCCAGAAGCGAAGCTGCATATACTATATGGAGAAAGCCCAACTCAAGGTGGCCACTTGTTCCCTGGTAATTCAGGGAAAACAACTTTTCCATCTAATTGGCCAGCAGAAAAAATAATACATGAAATTGGTGATATAACCACATCACCAACAACTCAATGGTACGCGCAAACTGGAACTGGAGGAACCTTTACTAGTAAGGGTAAACCAGCTAAATGGGTCGCTTACGAAGAACGAGATGGAGTTAGAATCAGGGTTGTTTACTTGCCTTCAACAGGTAAAGTAGTAACTGCATTTCCTGATCCAAATCCAGTACCTAAAGCATATAAACCAATTAAGTGAGAATGATACATCATGACTAAATTAGATATCCAAATTAAAAACTTTGGAACACTCTTTTTTGATCGCTTAGATACTGAGTTATTACAAGATGCAATTAATTACGTAGGATATGATGAAATAGGCCTAGCATTTGAAACTATTTGTGATCACATCAGTGAATATGATATTCCTATAACATCAGAGGAGTATCATATAGCAGTTGATATTGCTAATGAGCTAAAAATGAATAGTAATGATATCAGCTTACAACATATGAAAGAGTTAATAATAAAAAAATAATAAATTATAAGGATCTCCATTTTATATGGGGATCTCTGTATAGTTCAGGTAGATCACTATTAATGGAGGTTGTGAATCTTCAAGAATTATTAAATGGAGTTCACTTAAGAAAATATCCTATTTTAAAGTTAACTCCACGTAACTAGTCAGTTATTGATTTTGGTAAATCAATAGGTATATATGATGGACAACCGACAAATTATGGAATAATCCACTATAGAAAAAATGGTGTACATATTGTACCTGCAAATCTAGTACAAAAATAAGATTTAATAATGTTAGATAAAATACCAGATTAGTTATATATGGACATCAAAAGCTATATTAGGTGAGATTTTCTCATCAGTAAGAGCTATAGCAATTGGTTTCGATGAAAAGAAGTATTGACGATAAGATATTATCTTGATGGGGAGCAAAGTGATGAAGATCACGAAAGCGTAGGTGAAATAATAACAAATATACTTGCGAATACTTCATCCAATGATGATATATAAGGCGAGTTTTTTTGACATGAGACAAATTAGAGAATTAGATCCTTTAAGTGGTTTTATTTACCTCAGAAAAGAATTATAAAATGATGATTAATGTAGTTTCTAAAAGGTATTGAAAATAAAGAACCCTTATTTGATAGTCAGTTTTTGACTCGCAATTATGGACTAATTCTCTGGTGCTAGTTTTTCTACAATCTCTACCAAGCTCTTTCAGAAACCAATGATAACGTCACCGAGCGTGATATTCAAAATCACCTCTTCCAGCAAGCCTTACAGGATTATACCAACCGATCTGACTTTGGCACGGGGGGTAAATATACCCGAGCTATTCAGGCTATCACTGCATTTACGCAAGGTGTAATGGGCAACAATATTGTTCCGCGATTGCTAATGGTTCCGCGCCTTATCTTGCTAACGAAGTGAAAAACCAAATTCAAGGTAACAGTGTTGAAAGTGATATTCAGCGCACCATTACCCACGGCTTACTGAATGCCAGCCTTGCGTTGGCAAAAGGTGAGAATGCAGTAGTGCAAGCCTCTGGCGCAATGACAGGGGAAACAGTGGGTATTTTATCGCACTCACTTTATGGCAAAACCCCCGAAGAACTCACTGAAACTGAAAAGCAGAATATAAGTGCATGGGCAACGTTAACTTCCGGTATTGTCGGCGGTTTAATTAGCGATAATAGCACAGGCGTTGCCAATGCCGCCCAAGCCGGGAAAGTGGTGGTTGAGAATAATTGGTTGAGCACCAATCAACTAGAAAATTTTGCACATAAAGCAAGAACTTGTGTCGGTGAAGAATGTCAGCAAGTTATTCGTGATATGGTTGATGCCAATATTCGGCAACAGGAAGAAATAAAGCAAATCTGTTCAACCTCACCAGAGCAGTGTAAACAGCAGTATGGATATTTAGTTGAACAATGGAATGCTTTCGATACAGCAATAAAACATCTTGCCGCAGATAAATCGTTGCCTGATGATTTTCGTGATTATCTGCCTGCAGTGTATATGTTGAGTATGGATGCGACAGGGATCACAGTCGCACATCAGTGGGCTAAACGATTTGAGGCAATGGGGCTTGAACCAGAAACAGCTGGTTTGATAGCGATGGCACTTCCCGGAATGATTAATGGTGGAAGTGGTAAAGGTAATCGTGGAACAACAGATAAACGAATCAATAACACCAAGTTAGAATCAGAAAAAATGCATTAAATAGAATTGCTGAAAACTCTAGAAATACAAGAGACCTTAACCAAAAAGAAACGAATTCGGTTTATAATCAGCAATTAATTTTACTTGATAAACAAGCAGCCAAAAGCAATGTAATTATTGACCCAAATAAAGTTAATTATTTATTCGGAAAAGTAAACAGCAATAAACATAATGAAGCCCGTTCGACTCAATTAGAACAATCTATGAGGCGTTTAGGTATTTCAACAGATGAAAAAGGTGCTAAATTTTTAATTGATCACCTCTCACATGTACCTAAGACGCAAGGAAACATTATAAAAGTATATAGTGATAATTATGGTAAATATGAAGTTAGGGGATCATTATTATTTGGCCCGTCAGGAAAAGTAACAAAATTAGAAACATCATTTTAAATTATGCCTGATGGAACTTGACGGTTCGTAACAACAATACCAAAAGAAGGAAGAAAATAATGTTTATTGAATCTCATCCTGATGATTTAGCTCTACTTTCGTTTTTTGAAAGTGAACCGACATTAGTAGATCATTTGGATCGGCATGTTGCATATGAATTTACAGATAATAATGGAGTTCACCTAGTGTTTTCTTTTAGTATATTAGAAGGATGGATACAAACAGTATTAGAATTTAATGGGAATGAAATCGCAAGGCACCTCAGCGAAAGTGTAAATAAATTTATGATAAAAGAAGATATGGCTGGTGAATATTTATATTCTGAAATAGTCTTAGAAGATATAAGAACAAAAGTTGAGATAAGAGTAAAACCGTTTATATCCATAAAATGGGGAACGTTGATCAGATGAGAGCAGTGTAAACAGCAGTATGGTTATCTGTTTGAGCAATGGGATGTTTTTGATACGACAATCTCTATCAAGCCCTTTCAGAAACCAACGATAACGTCACCGAGCGTGATATTCAAAATCACCTCTTCCAGCAAGCCTTACAGGATTATACCAACCAATCTGACTTTGGCACGGGGGGAAATACACCCGCGCAATCCAAGCCATCACTGCATTTACGCAAGGTGTGATGGGTAACAACATTGTTACCGCGATTGCCAATGGCTCCGCGCCTTATCTTGCTAACGAAGTGAAAAACCAAATTCAAGGTAACAGTGTTGAAAGTGATATTCAGCGCACGATAGCGCATGGATTACTGAATGCAGGCCTTGCATTGGCAAAAGGCGAGAATGCAGTAGTGCAAGCTTCTGGCGCAATGACGGGCGAAACGGTGGGTATTTTATCGCACTCATTTTATGGCAAAACCCCCGAAGAACTCACTGAAACTGAAAAGCAGAATATAAGTGCATGGGCAACGTTAACTTCCGGTATTGTCGGCGGTTTAATCAACGATAATAGCACCGGAGTTGCCAATGCCGCCCAAGCAGGGAAAGTGGTG
This genomic window contains:
- a CDS encoding polymorphic toxin type 50 domain-containing protein — encoded protein: MYDGQPTNYGIIHYRKNGVHIVPANLVQK
- a CDS encoding VENN motif pre-toxin domain-containing protein; translated protein: MGNNIVTAIANGSAPYLANEVKNQIQGNSVESDIQRTITHGLLNASLALAKGENAVVQASGAMTGETVGILSHSFYGKTPEELTETEKQNISAWATLTSGIVGGLISDNSTGVANAAQAGKVVVENNYLNNSDHRQKTLLELKERQGNITEVEQLKLAELRIKDINTTQAVLDACAGGTSPECTAARKDAFKAIDTYVNLTYQNLKTAQAGYQEIERLLNSTSSEAQQAFNLLESYTEAFKNFGYPDNEARVRAGMYVGSIYAFGGVSAVVNSGILVKQFGKDIAKPRVKLELIPPKGSNNSAELGAGSKWAVDKNGVYSPKEIESITKVEKGETKYNADLLPYKDIVGKVDPNTNYIDILSPEAKLHILYGESPTQGGHLFPGNSGKTTFPSNWPAEKIIHEIGDITTSPTTQWYAQTGTGGTFTSKGKPAKWVAYEERDGVRIRVVYLPSTGKVVTAFPDPNPVPKAYKPIK
- a CDS encoding VENN motif pre-toxin domain-containing protein; translation: MTLLSFSFLPIIVSWEWTVESDIQRTIAHGLLNTGLALAKGENAVVQASGAMTGETVGILSHSLYGKTPEELTETEKQNISAWATLTSGIVGGLISDNSTSVANAAQAGKVVVENNAIGAAKPIIKGLEKGYEWCMKNATCRNGLMQLGVNFGLTSAQIQEAMDAGAAARNGDIKAMRNLSPEQVAYIDEQIIHNKGIARLIFGSEPWGGRLGIPLHTGGNQMPDQDRIDTGGNQIPDQGQTDTGGDQISVQIWTDTGGHQIP
- a CDS encoding CdiA family toxin C-terminal domain-containing protein codes for the protein MTETPLPEKPTLDDVVYLADKGKDVSEVGSIDYPDGINFDIEKLPGHVSKVDGFSQRRGISGGHNSDSFYKAVSDNSVKILSETLTDVKGITHITYQIPTKDRTGKLDGAIKMKSLKNSL
- a CDS encoding MafI family immunity protein, with the translated sequence MTKLDIQIKNFGTLFFDRLDTELLQDAINYVGYDEIGLAFETICDHISEYDIPITSEEYHIAVDIANELKMNSNDISLQHMKELIIKK
- a CDS encoding DNA/RNA non-specific endonuclease, encoding MNSNLNRSEWKKMENIWARSLKDNKEISVKIEPVYIRNSDRPSSINVTYKIGNEPPIERTFINDSKGEK
- the cdiI gene encoding ribonuclease toxin immunity protein CdiI, which translates into the protein MKKELFEQSDINAGLNPIVISYFDRMYKDGKFMELIELLSKKWTLNTDGAYCHFPDMDSFDVEDHFKGVEIAIGYPPMEEDIVIVDENTFYHYVRLAGERYLKLHPENKEIIDSLLLKMPV
- a CDS encoding VENN motif pre-toxin domain-containing protein — its product is MGNNIVTAIANGSAPYLANEVKNQIQGNSVESDIQRTIAHGLLNAGLALAKGENAVVQASGAMTGETVGILSHSFYGKTPEELTETEKQNISAWATLTSGIVGGLINDNSTGVANAAQAGKVVVENNAIGAAKPIIKGLEKGYEWCMKNATCRNGLMQLGVNFGLTSAQIQEAMDAGAAARNGDIKAMRNLSPEQVAYIDEQIIHNKGIARLIFGSEPWGWQAWYTITYWW
- a CDS encoding VENN motif pre-toxin domain-containing protein — translated: MKNQIQGNSVESDIQRTITHGLLNASLALAKGENAVVQASGAMTGETVGILSHSLYGKTPEELTETEKQNISAWATLTSGIVGGLISDNSTGVANAAQAGKVVVENNWLSTNQLENFAHKARTCVGEECQQVIRDMVDANIRQQEEIKQICSTSPEQCKQQYGYLVEQWNAFDTAIKHLAADKSLPDDFRDYLPAVYMLSMDATGITVAHQWAKRFEAMGLEPETAGLIAMALPGMINGGSGKGNRGTTDKRINNTKLESEKMH